A stretch of Cyanobacterium sp. HL-69 DNA encodes these proteins:
- a CDS encoding cAMP-binding putative transcriptional regulator produces the protein MINNKTSDNQILASISQDEYKILFSNLEYVSLISGQIIYKQDQKIDYVYFPLHSMISLVSTLLNKATIEVGLIGNEGLIGLPVFLGGNYATNDTIVQIPDSAMRLGADIFLAESRRPGELQRILLLYTQARLTQISQNAVCKCHHSINQQLATWLLFVHTSVDQDELPLTQKFISQMLGVRRASVTEVAQKFQKAGVIRYTRGSITILSRDLLRSMSCECYDVVKGEFKRLLNFT, from the coding sequence GTGATAAATAATAAAACTTCAGATAATCAAATATTAGCTTCTATCTCTCAGGATGAATATAAAATACTTTTTTCCAATTTAGAGTATGTTTCTTTAATATCTGGACAGATTATTTATAAACAAGATCAAAAAATTGATTATGTATATTTTCCTCTTCATTCGATGATTTCTTTGGTATCAACTTTGTTGAATAAAGCAACAATTGAGGTTGGTTTAATTGGCAATGAAGGGTTAATTGGACTTCCTGTTTTTTTGGGTGGAAATTATGCCACTAATGATACTATTGTCCAGATTCCTGATAGTGCTATGAGATTAGGTGCTGATATTTTTTTGGCGGAGTCGAGACGACCAGGAGAACTTCAACGAATATTATTATTATATACTCAGGCTCGATTAACACAAATATCTCAAAATGCTGTGTGCAAGTGTCATCATTCTATTAATCAACAGTTGGCGACTTGGTTACTTTTTGTCCATACTTCGGTAGATCAAGATGAGTTACCATTAACTCAAAAGTTTATTTCTCAAATGTTGGGGGTAAGACGAGCTAGTGTAACAGAAGTGGCTCAAAAGTTTCAAAAGGCTGGTGTTATTCGTTACACGAGGGGAAGCATAACAATTTTAAGTAGGGACCTTCTTCGTTCTATGTCCTGCGAATGTTATGACGTTGTTAAGGGGGAGTTTAAAAGACTTCTTAATTTTACTTAG
- the terD gene encoding tellurium resistance protein TerD, whose product MIDRVVEKNRTKKIMAISLQKGQRVSLDKVAPGLTAGFIGLGWDTNVTDTGKDFDLDASVFLLNDQEKLISDNHFIFYNNLTSPDPAKSVKHMGDNLTGEGEGDDEVIIVDLRKVPEDVQRIVVTVTIHEADKRGQNFGQVRNAFVRLVDVATKEEVLRYDLEEDFSVETALIMAELYRKDGEWRMNAVGAGYQGGLQALLNRYV is encoded by the coding sequence ATGATTGATAGGGTAGTAGAAAAAAACCGAACAAAGAAAATTATGGCAATATCACTACAAAAAGGACAAAGAGTTTCCCTCGATAAAGTAGCCCCAGGATTAACAGCAGGATTTATTGGCTTGGGGTGGGATACCAATGTAACCGATACGGGCAAAGATTTTGACCTAGATGCTTCCGTATTTTTACTCAATGATCAAGAAAAATTAATATCCGATAATCACTTTATCTTTTATAATAATTTGACCAGTCCAGATCCTGCTAAATCTGTCAAACACATGGGAGATAACCTCACGGGAGAAGGAGAAGGAGATGACGAGGTAATCATCGTTGATTTAAGGAAAGTACCTGAAGATGTGCAAAGAATCGTTGTCACTGTTACCATCCATGAAGCCGATAAAAGAGGACAAAATTTTGGACAGGTGCGTAATGCTTTTGTAAGACTGGTGGATGTGGCTACCAAGGAAGAAGTTTTACGTTACGACTTGGAAGAAGATTTTTCAGTGGAAACAGCACTTATTATGGCGGAGTTGTATCGCAAAGATGGAGAGTGGCGTATGAATGCCGTTGGGGCTGGTTATCAGGGTGGTTTACAAGCCTTACTCAATCGTTATGTGTAG
- the nrdE gene encoding intein-containing B12-independent ribonucleoside-diphosphate reductase alpha subunit NrdE precursor — protein sequence MLFDTQEQAIETSISDSNKSSNHVENQSSTIKVVKRSGRLADLDISKIRNVVNWACADKDVNAIALEAGLKTRIRYGISTREIQDNLVNCALEMCNIDEPDWRYVAGRLSMWSLWKEILVSRGYNYGNYAKTVQSFVDAGKYDDRILVYSAEELETANGWINPDWDLDYDYAGTVLLTSRYLLPDELPQEAFLTCSLLLASQEAPENRLTYAKKFYEAIASRRISLATPILANLRVPNGSLTSCFIISMEDNLESIYREITNTARISKNGGGVGVNVSRIRATGSAVMGKKNASGGVIPWVKLLNDTAIAVNQGGRRAGAVTVGLDIWHLDVPEFLEMQTENGDQRRKAYDVFPQLVITDEFMRRVKNKQSWTLVDPLEVKEKLGYDLPLMWGDEFEKAYQDIEANLDTVIKLHKQINARELFKHIMRSQVETGMPYLAFKDTINKANPNKHDGYIPGVNLCVAGETKILTDMGQMAIADLVGEKVNIWNGSEWSNVLIKKTGENQPLLKVHFSNGEFLECTYYHKFHIQENYKGKVKIVDAKDLQEGDKLIKYRLPLVESAYDVEFPYAYTSGFFSGDGSHDGMGKPEIDLYGSKKELLPFINVRNKYYGGSSKNGNWRVERDQLAIYDDVNHDRIVCKLPLDIPQKFSVPVNGYTIKSRLEWLAGLLDADGTVARNGDNESLQIASTHKQFLLDIRLMLQTLGVDSKVVKMADMGFQSLPDGKGEYRDYLCQAKYRLLISSNGLFQLGQLGLKTNRLQWTLREPQREATQFIRVEKIELTCRYDDTYCFNEPLRHLGMFNGILTGQCTESFSNVTSGEYAHCCNLVSLNLANLEQEELDEVCTLAVRILDNTIDITNPPFADAKKHNNRYRTIGVGAMGLADWLAKKELRYNNLQEISNLFEDMGFYCTQASMKLAQERGAFDAFDGSDWSKGLLIGSKPVAWFKENAYKPDRWQILADDIQKYGIRNSHVTAIAPNTSSSLVQGCTASILPVYSRFFYDKWAKGTVPIAPPYISDKIWFYQENKNLDQTMVVKATGVIQQWIDTGISMELLFNLNEGVYHPHEPERALKAKDIFNTLIMAWEEGCKAVYYVRIVQKDNFKDECTACAN from the coding sequence ATGTTATTCGATACTCAAGAACAGGCAATCGAAACGTCAATTAGTGACAGCAATAAATCAAGTAATCATGTAGAAAATCAATCTAGTACCATCAAGGTGGTAAAAAGAAGTGGCCGTTTAGCAGATTTAGATATAAGCAAAATCAGGAATGTAGTTAACTGGGCTTGTGCTGATAAAGATGTAAATGCGATCGCCCTTGAGGCTGGATTGAAAACCCGTATCCGTTACGGCATCAGCACTAGGGAAATCCAAGACAACTTAGTCAACTGCGCCCTAGAAATGTGTAATATTGATGAACCTGATTGGCGTTACGTTGCTGGGCGTTTATCGATGTGGAGTCTATGGAAAGAGATTCTTGTAAGTCGTGGCTACAATTATGGAAACTATGCCAAAACTGTCCAATCTTTTGTAGATGCGGGTAAATATGACGATCGCATCTTAGTCTATTCAGCAGAAGAATTAGAAACCGCTAATGGTTGGATTAACCCCGATTGGGATTTGGACTATGACTATGCAGGTACAGTGTTACTTACTTCCCGTTATTTGTTGCCCGATGAATTACCCCAAGAAGCCTTCTTAACTTGTTCATTACTACTGGCTAGTCAAGAAGCACCAGAGAATCGCTTAACCTATGCCAAAAAGTTTTATGAGGCGATCGCATCTCGCCGTATTTCCCTTGCTACACCAATTTTAGCGAATTTGAGAGTGCCTAACGGTTCCCTCACCAGCTGTTTTATTATCAGCATGGAAGACAACCTCGAAAGCATTTATCGAGAAATCACCAATACCGCCCGTATTTCCAAAAATGGCGGTGGTGTGGGGGTTAATGTATCACGCATTAGGGCCACAGGTAGCGCCGTCATGGGCAAAAAAAATGCCTCTGGGGGGGTTATTCCTTGGGTAAAACTTTTGAATGATACTGCCATCGCCGTAAATCAAGGGGGTAGAAGGGCAGGGGCTGTCACCGTTGGTTTGGACATTTGGCATTTGGATGTACCCGAATTCCTTGAAATGCAGACAGAAAATGGAGATCAACGCCGTAAAGCTTATGATGTATTTCCTCAATTAGTAATTACCGATGAGTTTATGCGTCGGGTAAAAAACAAACAGTCATGGACATTGGTTGATCCCCTAGAGGTTAAGGAAAAACTAGGTTATGATTTACCTTTAATGTGGGGAGATGAGTTTGAGAAAGCCTATCAAGACATTGAAGCCAATCTTGATACTGTTATTAAACTGCATAAGCAGATAAACGCTAGGGAATTATTTAAGCATATAATGCGATCGCAAGTGGAAACAGGTATGCCCTATCTTGCCTTCAAAGATACTATAAATAAAGCCAATCCTAACAAACATGATGGCTATATTCCAGGGGTAAATTTATGTGTGGCAGGAGAAACAAAGATATTAACCGATATGGGGCAAATGGCGATCGCCGATTTAGTGGGCGAAAAAGTTAATATTTGGAATGGCTCGGAATGGTCAAACGTTTTAATAAAGAAAACAGGGGAAAATCAGCCTTTATTAAAAGTTCATTTTTCTAACGGTGAATTCCTCGAATGTACTTATTATCATAAATTCCACATTCAAGAAAACTACAAAGGAAAAGTCAAAATTGTTGACGCAAAAGACTTACAAGAAGGAGACAAACTCATTAAATATCGTCTTCCTTTGGTAGAGTCAGCATACGATGTAGAATTTCCCTATGCCTACACCTCTGGATTTTTTAGTGGTGATGGTAGCCACGATGGCATGGGCAAACCAGAAATAGATTTATACGGAAGCAAAAAAGAATTATTACCTTTTATTAATGTTCGTAATAAATATTATGGAGGTAGTTCTAAAAATGGAAATTGGCGAGTTGAACGAGATCAATTAGCCATCTATGATGACGTTAATCACGATAGAATCGTCTGTAAACTTCCCTTAGATATTCCTCAGAAGTTTAGTGTCCCTGTCAATGGTTATACCATCAAATCCCGTTTAGAATGGTTAGCTGGGTTATTAGATGCTGATGGTACAGTGGCCAGAAATGGTGACAATGAATCCTTACAGATTGCTTCTACTCATAAACAATTCCTCCTAGATATTCGCCTAATGCTACAAACTTTAGGAGTTGATTCTAAAGTAGTTAAAATGGCGGACATGGGTTTTCAATCTCTTCCTGATGGAAAAGGAGAATATCGGGACTATCTTTGTCAAGCAAAATATCGTTTATTGATTTCTTCTAACGGCTTATTCCAGTTGGGACAATTGGGGTTAAAAACTAATCGTTTACAATGGACATTAAGAGAACCTCAAAGGGAAGCAACTCAGTTTATCCGTGTGGAAAAAATAGAGTTAACTTGTCGTTATGATGATACTTATTGTTTTAATGAGCCTTTACGCCATCTAGGGATGTTTAACGGTATCCTAACAGGGCAATGCACCGAGAGCTTTAGCAATGTAACATCTGGGGAATATGCCCACTGTTGTAACCTCGTATCCCTGAACCTTGCTAACCTTGAGCAAGAAGAATTAGACGAAGTTTGCACCCTTGCGGTTAGAATTCTTGACAACACCATTGATATTACTAACCCTCCCTTTGCTGATGCCAAAAAGCACAATAATCGTTATCGTACCATTGGGGTAGGCGCCATGGGTTTAGCGGATTGGTTAGCCAAAAAAGAATTACGTTACAACAACCTTCAAGAAATTAGTAACCTATTTGAGGATATGGGTTTTTATTGTACCCAAGCATCTATGAAATTAGCCCAAGAAAGGGGTGCTTTTGATGCTTTTGATGGTAGCGATTGGAGTAAGGGTTTGTTAATTGGTTCAAAACCTGTGGCATGGTTCAAGGAAAATGCCTATAAACCTGACCGTTGGCAGATTTTAGCCGACGACATTCAAAAATACGGTATCCGTAATTCCCACGTAACAGCGATCGCCCCTAATACCTCATCTAGTTTGGTACAAGGTTGTACTGCCAGTATTTTACCCGTTTATAGCCGTTTCTTTTATGACAAATGGGCAAAAGGTACTGTACCCATTGCCCCCCCCTATATCAGCGATAAAATCTGGTTTTACCAAGAAAATAAAAACCTAGACCAAACCATGGTGGTTAAAGCCACAGGAGTAATACAACAATGGATTGATACAGGTATTTCCATGGAGTTGTTATTTAACCTCAATGAGGGAGTATATCACCCCCATGAGCCTGAAAGAGCCTTAAAAGCTAAAGATATATTTAATACTCTCATCATGGCATGGGAGGAAGGTTGTAAAGCAGTCTATTACGTCCGTATAGTCCAAAAAGATAACTTCAAAGATGAATGCACCGCCTGTGCAAACTAA
- the hflX gene encoding GTP-binding protein HflX, giving the protein MSIAPIYGNLQGIKPNQLKQLQRLYQQRIRSDRLTTSEFAERIASISSDLKQAVCVYLNRRGQVIRVGVGTPRQTQIPPLELPRYGAQRLSGIRCLSTSIKPIPPSEASLTAMARQRLDALLVFTLTGQGIQRKGGGASGFIKDVYLAHLIPAQDTQTYWEVSPAQEIEAIAQQDFLTLVDGLEEEFSREFVAQEVDDSQERVLLVGLMTDRITPQKFDDSLQELQRLVESAGGKVLATLEQKRSQPHPQTLVGAGKVEEIALQVQSMGANLVAFDRDLSPSQARNLETQFGVKVVDRTEVILDIFAQRAQSRAGKLQVELAQLEYMLPRLKGRGRAMSRLGGGIGTRGPGETKLETERRAIQKRITRLQQEVNQLQSHRARMRQQRQHEEIPTVAIVGYTNAGKSTLINALTNAEVYTADQLFATLDPTTRRLTITKQNTGESNIILLTDTVGFIHELPPSLVDSFRATLEEVTEADALLHVVDLSHPAWQSHIESVKNILGDMPLAPAEELIAFNKIDQADIEHLELAKQEYPTAVFISAKERIGFDNLRSRLMGSADY; this is encoded by the coding sequence ATGTCGATCGCACCTATTTACGGAAATCTACAAGGAATCAAGCCCAATCAACTCAAACAATTACAAAGATTATACCAACAAAGAATAAGGAGCGATCGCCTGACAACCTCCGAATTTGCTGAAAGAATTGCCTCCATCAGTAGTGATCTCAAACAGGCGGTATGTGTCTATTTAAATCGTCGTGGACAGGTGATCAGAGTAGGTGTAGGAACCCCCCGTCAAACCCAAATTCCTCCCCTTGAATTACCCCGTTACGGGGCGCAGAGACTATCGGGCATTCGGTGTTTGAGTACCTCCATCAAGCCCATTCCCCCCAGTGAAGCCAGTTTAACCGCCATGGCAAGACAAAGGTTAGATGCTCTTTTGGTGTTTACCCTTACAGGGCAAGGAATACAAAGGAAAGGAGGCGGTGCATCAGGATTTATCAAAGATGTTTATTTAGCCCACCTCATTCCAGCCCAAGATACCCAAACCTATTGGGAAGTGTCCCCTGCTCAAGAGATAGAGGCGATCGCCCAACAAGACTTTCTCACTCTCGTGGACGGTTTGGAGGAGGAATTTAGCAGGGAATTTGTTGCCCAAGAAGTAGATGACTCCCAAGAGCGAGTATTATTAGTAGGGCTAATGACAGATCGCATAACACCCCAAAAATTTGACGATAGTTTACAAGAATTACAAAGGCTCGTGGAAAGTGCAGGGGGTAAAGTATTGGCAACCCTCGAACAAAAAAGGAGTCAACCCCACCCTCAAACTTTGGTGGGAGCGGGTAAAGTGGAAGAAATTGCCCTGCAAGTGCAGAGTATGGGAGCCAATTTAGTCGCCTTTGATCGAGATTTATCCCCCTCCCAAGCCCGAAACCTCGAAACTCAATTTGGGGTAAAAGTAGTCGATCGCACTGAGGTAATATTAGATATATTTGCCCAGAGGGCGCAATCACGGGCAGGGAAATTACAAGTAGAATTAGCCCAACTAGAATATATGCTACCTCGTCTTAAAGGTAGAGGAAGGGCTATGTCAAGGTTAGGGGGTGGTATCGGTACCAGAGGGCCAGGGGAAACCAAGCTAGAGACGGAAAGAAGGGCAATCCAGAAACGTATTACCCGCCTCCAACAGGAAGTTAATCAACTCCAAAGCCATCGCGCCCGTATGCGTCAACAAAGACAACACGAAGAAATACCTACCGTGGCCATCGTGGGTTATACCAATGCAGGGAAATCAACCCTCATCAATGCCCTTACTAACGCTGAAGTATATACCGCCGATCAACTTTTTGCAACCCTTGACCCCACCACCCGCCGATTAACCATCACAAAGCAAAATACAGGGGAATCCAACATTATTTTATTAACTGATACCGTGGGCTTCATCCATGAGTTACCCCCCTCCTTGGTGGATTCCTTTCGGGCAACCCTAGAAGAAGTCACCGAAGCGGATGCTCTCCTTCATGTGGTCGATTTATCTCACCCTGCTTGGCAAAGTCATATTGAATCGGTAAAAAATATTTTGGGAGATATGCCCCTTGCCCCTGCGGAGGAATTAATTGCTTTTAACAAAATTGATCAAGCGGATATTGAACATTTAGAATTAGCTAAACAAGAGTATCCCACCGCCGTTTTTATCTCCGCAAAAGAACGCATTGGTTTTGATAATTTGCGATCGCGCTTAATGGGTAGTGCTGATTACTAA
- a CDS encoding putative oxidoreductase, whose protein sequence is MKFYSIISRALQPNCDIRWAEQTTWTVLRAVIGIMMIHNGLDKLGNIESFAEAYVSYIGLPFPIFFSYVAAYTELIGAPLVAIGLFTRPASLGLFATMCVAMYHHILVAGLSLPYLELSAIYAGCFLLFLVNGGGLFSVDALLFNMMDKSLVNQKVEQAKLLEKVYQDSNSEQQKSLS, encoded by the coding sequence ATGAAATTCTATTCAATTATTAGTAGGGCATTGCAACCCAACTGCGATATTCGCTGGGCAGAGCAAACTACTTGGACTGTATTACGAGCCGTCATTGGTATCATGATGATTCATAACGGCTTAGATAAGTTAGGTAATATCGAAAGTTTTGCCGAGGCTTATGTGTCTTATATCGGCTTACCTTTCCCTATCTTCTTTAGCTATGTAGCGGCTTACACCGAGTTAATTGGGGCGCCTTTGGTTGCCATTGGTTTATTTACTAGACCTGCTTCTTTGGGCTTGTTTGCTACTATGTGTGTGGCGATGTATCATCACATTTTAGTGGCGGGTTTAAGTCTTCCTTATCTGGAGTTATCTGCTATCTATGCGGGTTGTTTCCTCCTTTTCTTGGTTAATGGTGGAGGTTTATTCTCTGTGGATGCTTTATTGTTCAATATGATGGACAAAAGTCTTGTTAATCAAAAGGTTGAACAGGCGAAGTTACTAGAAAAAGTTTACCAAGATTCTAATTCTGAGCAACAAAAATCACTGTCTTAA
- the proS gene encoding prolyl-tRNA synthetase ProS: MRLSQMLWVTLREDPAEAEIPSHKLLLRAGFIRRVGSGVYAYMPLMWRVLQKVSQIVREEMNATGALECLLPQIQPAELWQESGRWDTYTKAEGIMFSLVDRQKRELGLGPTHEEVITAIARDMIKSYRQLPQHLYQIQTKFRDEIRPRFGLMRGREFIMKDGYSFHTSPESLKKTYADMDKAYRNILTRCGLSFRPVEADSGAIGGSGSQEFMVLADAGEDEILYTEDGTYAANVEKAISLPADVVASPFSSFEKKETPHTETIAKVSEFLKCSPTNIVKNVLYQAVYDSGKTVLILVNIRGDQDVNEVKLNNELVKLAPDYDAKTIISLTVPDQNAQQKWASKPLPLGYIAPDLSDDYITKSAQVEGSFLRLADETVKDLENFVTGSNEVGYHVVGVNWGKEFTLPKLVVDVRKAMVGDRTLHDPTQVLQTARGIEVGHIFQLGTKYSEAMGATYTSEAGKEEPFVMGCYGIGVSRLAQAAVEQSYDKDGIIWPRAIAPYQAIVIIPNVSDEQQVKAAEQIYNHLNQAGIDTLLDDRNERAGVKFKDADLVGIPYRVVTGRSLKDGKVEFVKRATKEAQDIAIEDVVQTILND, encoded by the coding sequence ATGCGTTTATCTCAGATGTTATGGGTTACTTTACGAGAAGACCCTGCAGAGGCTGAAATCCCTAGTCATAAGTTATTATTGAGGGCTGGTTTTATCCGCCGTGTCGGTAGCGGTGTTTATGCTTATATGCCTTTAATGTGGCGTGTATTACAAAAAGTTTCCCAGATAGTCCGAGAAGAAATGAACGCAACAGGGGCATTAGAGTGTTTATTGCCCCAAATTCAACCTGCGGAGTTGTGGCAGGAGTCGGGGCGTTGGGATACCTACACCAAGGCTGAAGGTATTATGTTTTCTTTGGTAGATAGGCAAAAAAGGGAGTTGGGTTTGGGCCCTACCCATGAAGAGGTGATAACAGCGATCGCCCGTGATATGATCAAGTCTTATCGTCAGTTACCCCAACACCTATACCAAATTCAAACTAAGTTTAGGGATGAAATCCGCCCCCGTTTTGGGTTAATGCGTGGTAGGGAGTTTATCATGAAAGATGGTTATTCTTTCCATACTAGCCCTGAATCTTTGAAGAAAACCTACGCAGACATGGATAAGGCTTACCGTAATATTTTAACCCGTTGCGGACTCAGTTTTAGACCTGTGGAGGCTGATTCTGGTGCCATTGGAGGTTCAGGCTCTCAAGAATTTATGGTTTTGGCGGATGCAGGGGAAGATGAGATTTTATACACCGAAGATGGTACATATGCGGCTAACGTGGAAAAGGCGATTTCTTTACCTGCGGATGTGGTAGCTTCTCCTTTTAGTAGTTTTGAAAAAAAGGAAACTCCTCATACGGAAACCATTGCCAAGGTAAGCGAGTTTCTAAAATGTTCTCCTACTAACATTGTTAAAAATGTTCTTTATCAAGCTGTTTATGATTCAGGAAAAACAGTTTTAATTTTAGTGAATATAAGAGGGGATCAAGATGTTAATGAAGTTAAGTTAAACAATGAATTGGTAAAGCTAGCCCCTGATTATGATGCTAAAACCATTATTAGTTTAACGGTTCCTGATCAAAATGCCCAACAAAAATGGGCTAGTAAACCTTTACCCTTGGGTTATATTGCCCCTGATTTAAGTGATGATTATATTACGAAATCGGCACAGGTGGAAGGTAGTTTCTTGCGTTTAGCCGATGAAACCGTGAAGGATTTAGAAAACTTCGTCACGGGTAGTAATGAAGTGGGTTATCACGTAGTGGGTGTTAATTGGGGCAAGGAGTTTACTTTACCTAAATTGGTGGTGGATGTTCGTAAGGCTATGGTAGGCGATCGCACCTTACATGATCCTACCCAAGTGCTACAAACCGCCAGAGGTATCGAGGTAGGGCATATCTTCCAACTGGGGACAAAATATTCTGAAGCCATGGGCGCCACCTACACCAGTGAGGCAGGAAAAGAAGAACCTTTTGTGATGGGATGTTATGGTATTGGGGTATCTCGTCTTGCTCAGGCAGCGGTAGAGCAATCCTATGATAAAGATGGTATCATCTGGCCAAGGGCGATCGCACCTTATCAAGCCATTGTTATCATTCCCAACGTCAGTGACGAGCAACAGGTAAAAGCGGCAGAGCAAATATATAACCACCTTAACCAAGCTGGAATTGATACCCTTTTAGATGACCGTAACGAAAGGGCGGGGGTAAAATTCAAAGATGCTGATTTAGTGGGTATTCCCTATCGGGTTGTGACAGGGCGCTCTCTCAAAGACGGTAAAGTAGAATTTGTGAAACGTGCCACCAAAGAAGCCCAAGACATTGCCATCGAGGATGTAGTTCAAACTATCCTTAACGATTAA
- a CDS encoding carboxymethylenebutenolidase, with product MDITTQSVTLGGEDINIPAFLVTPEDEGIYPGVIVVQEIFGVNEHIRDVTSRIAAKGYVAIAPAIYQRIAPHFETGYTAEDVKVGREYKNQTKASELLKDIQTAINYLYTLPNVKKTGVGTMGFCFGGHVTYLTATLEDIKATASYYGAGIANWCPGECDPTITRTKEIKGAINCYFGMDDQSIPLEQVDQIEKELQKYDITHKVFRYQGAEHGFNCDRRSSYNETVAREAWQETLNLFQQTL from the coding sequence ATGGATATTACAACTCAGTCTGTTACTCTTGGTGGTGAAGATATTAATATTCCTGCTTTTTTGGTTACTCCCGAAGATGAGGGAATTTATCCTGGGGTAATAGTAGTACAGGAAATTTTTGGGGTAAATGAGCATATTCGGGATGTTACTTCGAGGATAGCCGCCAAGGGTTATGTGGCGATTGCCCCTGCTATCTATCAAAGAATTGCCCCCCATTTTGAAACGGGCTACACTGCCGAGGATGTAAAGGTTGGTAGGGAGTACAAAAATCAAACCAAAGCATCGGAATTACTAAAAGACATTCAAACCGCCATTAACTATCTTTATACCCTGCCCAATGTGAAAAAAACAGGAGTCGGCACCATGGGTTTTTGTTTTGGCGGTCATGTCACATATTTAACCGCCACCCTTGAGGATATAAAAGCCACTGCATCTTATTATGGGGCTGGAATTGCGAATTGGTGTCCGGGGGAGTGTGATCCGACTATTACCCGCACCAAGGAGATAAAAGGAGCCATAAACTGCTATTTTGGCATGGATGATCAAAGCATCCCTCTTGAGCAGGTAGATCAAATCGAAAAAGAATTACAAAAGTACGACATAACCCATAAAGTATTTCGTTATCAAGGGGCAGAACATGGATTTAATTGTGACCGCCGTTCATCTTACAATGAAACTGTAGCACGAGAAGCATGGCAAGAAACCCTTAACCTATTTCAACAGACGTTGTAG
- the petL gene encoding cytochrome b6-f complex subunit PetL, which yields MYNIWVIHFTKGVLYMSGVIAYVGIIGGFTVAAVGLYYGFRALKLL from the coding sequence TTGTACAATATATGGGTTATCCATTTTACTAAAGGAGTTTTATATATGTCTGGTGTAATTGCTTATGTCGGCATCATCGGTGGTTTCACCGTGGCTGCGGTTGGTTTATATTATGGTTTCCGTGCTTTAAAATTATTATAA